A stretch of the Chitiniphilus purpureus genome encodes the following:
- a CDS encoding sulfite exporter TauE/SafE family protein: MPDAGLLALFVAGLVGGGHCLGMCGGVVTAFTLQLPPGPRWPYLLGFNAGRLAGYALIGAIAGTLGSLPGLLALDPIKTVLAILADLLLVAMGLYIAGWAGWFTRLEKLGVPIWRRIQPWLRRWLPIRRGWHTLVVGALWGWLPCGLVYSASLSSMASSSTEMGAAMMLAFGLGTLPNLLAMGIAAESLRRALAQVWLRRILGLGLVATGCARLAFQL; this comes from the coding sequence ATGCCTGACGCCGGTCTGCTTGCACTGTTCGTTGCCGGACTGGTCGGCGGCGGGCATTGCCTAGGGATGTGCGGCGGCGTGGTCACGGCATTCACCCTGCAATTGCCGCCGGGCCCCCGGTGGCCTTACCTGCTGGGTTTCAATGCCGGCCGATTGGCTGGGTATGCGTTGATCGGCGCCATCGCCGGCACGCTCGGCAGCCTGCCAGGGCTGCTCGCGCTCGATCCGATCAAGACTGTGCTTGCCATCCTGGCCGACCTGCTGCTTGTGGCGATGGGGCTCTACATCGCCGGCTGGGCAGGCTGGTTCACCCGGTTGGAAAAGCTGGGGGTGCCGATCTGGCGCCGCATCCAGCCCTGGTTGAGGCGATGGCTGCCGATCCGCCGTGGCTGGCACACACTGGTGGTCGGGGCGTTGTGGGGATGGCTGCCCTGCGGCCTGGTCTACTCGGCAAGTCTGTCTTCAATGGCAAGTTCTTCGACAGAAATGGGCGCGGCGATGATGCTGGCCTTTGGTCTGGGGACCTTGCCCAATCTGCTTGCGATGGGCATTGCGGCAGAATCCTTGCGGCGCGCGCTGGCCCAGGTCTGGCTCAGGCGTATCCTGGGCTTGGGCCTGGTCGCGACCGGCTGTGCGCGGCTTGCTTTCCAGCTGTAG
- the fnr gene encoding fumarate/nitrate reduction transcriptional regulator Fnr, with amino-acid sequence MSISPSIPVREVGLKHLRQACSNCSLRELCLPLGLSAEEMRQVDALVSQGRPIKRGEALYRAGEPFHALYAVRLGFFKTSVVSEDGREQVTGFHMTGDLIGMDAISSDRHTCDAIALEDSEVCELPFTEMETLARKIPSLQHHFYKMMSREIVRDHGVMLLLGNMKAEERIAAFLLNLSQRFALRGYASSSFHLRMTREEIGSYLGLKLETVSRTLSKFQEQGHIKVQNRLIELLDPNALKHLVSNCPD; translated from the coding sequence ATGAGCATATCCCCCTCCATTCCCGTCCGTGAAGTCGGCCTCAAGCACCTGCGCCAGGCCTGTTCCAACTGCAGTCTGCGCGAACTGTGCCTGCCTCTGGGCCTGTCTGCCGAGGAGATGCGGCAGGTGGACGCACTGGTCTCCCAGGGCAGGCCGATCAAACGGGGTGAAGCGCTGTACCGCGCCGGTGAACCGTTCCATGCGCTGTATGCCGTCCGGCTCGGTTTTTTCAAGACCAGCGTGGTGTCGGAGGATGGACGCGAGCAGGTGACGGGATTTCATATGACCGGTGATCTAATCGGCATGGATGCCATCAGCAGCGATCGCCACACCTGCGACGCCATCGCATTGGAGGACAGCGAGGTATGCGAGCTGCCGTTCACCGAGATGGAGACGCTGGCCCGCAAGATCCCGTCGTTGCAGCACCATTTCTACAAGATGATGAGCCGGGAGATCGTGCGCGATCATGGTGTGATGCTGCTGCTGGGCAATATGAAGGCCGAGGAACGCATCGCCGCCTTCCTGCTGAACCTCTCGCAGCGCTTTGCATTGCGCGGCTACGCCTCTTCGAGCTTTCACCTGCGCATGACGCGCGAAGAGATCGGCAGCTATCTGGGGCTCAAGCTCGAAACCGTGAGCCGCACCCTGTCCAAGTTCCAGGAACAGGGACACATCAAGGTGCAGAACCGGCTGATCGAGCTGCTCGATCCCAACGCGCTCAAGCATCTGGTCAGCAACTGCCCGGATTGA
- the dnaE gene encoding DNA polymerase III subunit alpha, with amino-acid sequence MKSAAFIHLRLHSEFSVVDGIVRIDDAVALARQLGQPALGLSDLMNLFGMVKHYKACRAAGIKPVIGLDAWVENGDDRDKPFRVLLLARNRAGYGRLCELLTEAYLHNQYRDRAELRKAWIAAKSNEDLICLSGAHLGEVGQALLNGSYETATAAAHWWAGQFPGNFYLELQRTGRAECETVVQGQLDLASDLDLPVVATHPIQFMARDDFKAHEARVCIAEGYVVADKRRPRLFTEEQYFKTPDQMAELFADVPEALANSVQIARSCNVQVQLGKNYLPDFPTPDGMTLDEYLAQQAREGLEARLAQLYPDAARRDAERPRYLERLKFETDTIIQMGFPGYFLIVADFIVWAKHNGCPVGPGRGSGAGSLVAYALGITDIDPTAYALLFERFLNPERVSMPDFDIDFCQDNRWRVIEYVREKYGAEAVSQIATFGTMAAKAVVRDVGRVLDLSYTFCDGLSKMIPAAPGKQYSLDDAVEMVPELAERVENEDEVRELWSLAKKLEGLTRNIGMHAGGVLIAPGRITDFCPVYQASGADASPVSMLDKDDVEQIGLVKFDFLGLRNLTIIELALQYIQQETGRYLELMSLGFEDQAAYQVFRDANTTGVFQVESDGMKRLLEKLQPDRFEDIIAVLALYRPGPLGSGMVDTFINRKKGLETPDYFHPDLEKCLEPTYGVIVYQEQVMQISQIIGGYTLGGADMLRRAMGKKKPEEMAKHREIIKEGAVKKGYDPALAEHLFDLMTKFAEYGFNKSHTAAYAVVSYHTAWLKAHHTAAFMAATMSSELDNTDQLKVFYDDCVEKNRLKILPPDVNQGFYRFVPVGKREIRYALGAIKGVGEGAVEVIVREREANGPYKDLYDFCRRTDKKEVNKRVIEALIRGGAFDALDDHRARLMANVEQAMQLAETEAANANQGSLFDVFEAAAAPTVEVIQVPRWDDKVKLAEEKLAIGFYLSGHPFDAHAQGLRSFLKTRLDRLEPKKDLQYLAGIVSGIRIKNGERGRMAFVQLDDGNARIEVSLFSEVFEEHRTKLKDDTLLVVLGKVSEDRFNGGIRVIADAVMDVAEARSQFARALSISLNGNPDAARLHKLLESYRGGRCPVEIDYRTSGAQCQLRLSNDWRVTLHEELLAALRQGFGEASVAVQF; translated from the coding sequence ATGAAATCCGCCGCCTTCATCCATCTCCGCCTTCATTCCGAGTTCTCCGTCGTCGACGGCATCGTGCGCATCGACGACGCAGTGGCACTGGCCCGCCAGTTGGGCCAGCCGGCGCTGGGGCTCTCGGACCTGATGAACCTCTTTGGCATGGTCAAGCACTACAAGGCCTGCCGTGCCGCGGGCATCAAACCCGTCATCGGCCTGGATGCCTGGGTCGAGAACGGGGACGATCGCGACAAACCGTTCCGCGTGCTGCTGCTGGCCAGGAACCGCGCGGGCTACGGCCGTCTGTGCGAGCTGTTGACCGAAGCGTACCTGCACAACCAGTACCGCGATCGCGCAGAACTCAGGAAAGCGTGGATCGCTGCAAAATCCAACGAAGATCTGATCTGCCTGTCCGGCGCCCACCTTGGCGAAGTCGGCCAGGCGCTGCTCAACGGCAGCTACGAAACCGCCACGGCCGCCGCGCACTGGTGGGCAGGGCAGTTTCCCGGCAATTTCTATCTGGAGCTGCAACGTACCGGTCGCGCCGAATGCGAGACGGTGGTGCAGGGGCAGCTTGACCTCGCGTCCGATCTCGATCTGCCGGTGGTCGCCACCCATCCGATCCAATTCATGGCACGCGACGACTTCAAGGCGCACGAGGCCCGGGTGTGCATCGCAGAAGGCTACGTGGTGGCCGACAAGCGCCGGCCGCGCCTGTTCACCGAGGAACAGTACTTCAAGACCCCGGACCAGATGGCCGAGTTGTTCGCCGATGTGCCCGAGGCACTGGCCAATTCGGTGCAGATTGCGCGCAGCTGCAATGTGCAGGTGCAGCTGGGCAAGAACTACCTGCCGGATTTTCCGACACCTGATGGGATGACGCTGGACGAATACCTGGCCCAGCAGGCCAGGGAGGGCCTGGAGGCGCGTCTGGCGCAGCTGTACCCGGATGCGGCCCGGCGCGATGCCGAGCGGCCACGCTATCTGGAGCGGCTCAAGTTCGAGACCGATACCATCATCCAGATGGGTTTCCCGGGTTACTTCCTGATCGTGGCCGACTTCATCGTCTGGGCCAAGCACAACGGCTGCCCAGTCGGGCCGGGCCGTGGTTCGGGCGCCGGCTCGTTGGTCGCCTATGCACTGGGCATCACCGATATCGATCCGACCGCCTACGCACTGCTGTTCGAACGCTTCCTGAACCCGGAGCGGGTGTCCATGCCCGACTTCGACATCGACTTCTGCCAGGACAACCGCTGGCGCGTGATCGAATACGTGCGTGAGAAGTACGGCGCGGAGGCGGTCAGCCAGATCGCCACCTTTGGCACGATGGCCGCCAAGGCGGTGGTGCGCGACGTGGGCCGGGTGCTTGATCTTTCCTATACCTTCTGCGACGGCCTCTCGAAGATGATTCCGGCCGCGCCGGGCAAGCAGTACAGCCTGGACGACGCGGTGGAGATGGTGCCGGAGCTTGCCGAGCGGGTCGAGAACGAGGACGAGGTCAGGGAGCTCTGGTCGCTCGCCAAAAAGCTCGAAGGCCTGACCCGCAACATCGGCATGCACGCCGGCGGCGTGCTGATCGCGCCGGGGCGCATCACCGATTTCTGCCCGGTCTATCAGGCAAGCGGCGCCGACGCCTCGCCCGTGTCGATGCTGGACAAGGACGACGTCGAGCAGATCGGCCTCGTCAAGTTCGACTTTCTGGGCCTGCGCAACCTCACCATCATCGAGCTCGCGCTGCAGTACATCCAACAGGAGACCGGCCGGTATCTGGAGCTGATGAGCCTGGGCTTCGAGGATCAGGCGGCCTACCAGGTGTTCCGCGACGCCAATACCACCGGGGTGTTCCAGGTGGAATCGGACGGCATGAAACGGCTGCTGGAAAAGCTGCAGCCCGACCGCTTCGAGGACATCATCGCGGTGCTCGCCCTCTATCGCCCGGGCCCGTTGGGCTCGGGCATGGTCGATACCTTCATCAACCGCAAGAAGGGCCTGGAAACACCAGACTATTTCCATCCGGACCTGGAAAAGTGTCTGGAGCCGACCTACGGCGTGATCGTGTATCAGGAACAAGTGATGCAGATCTCGCAGATCATCGGGGGCTACACGCTGGGCGGTGCCGACATGCTGCGCCGCGCCATGGGCAAGAAAAAGCCCGAGGAGATGGCCAAGCACCGCGAGATCATCAAGGAAGGCGCGGTCAAGAAAGGCTACGACCCCGCACTGGCCGAGCACCTGTTCGATCTGATGACCAAGTTCGCCGAGTACGGCTTCAACAAGTCGCACACCGCTGCCTACGCCGTCGTCAGCTACCACACCGCCTGGCTCAAGGCCCATCACACCGCCGCCTTCATGGCGGCGACCATGAGTTCGGAACTGGACAACACCGACCAGCTCAAGGTGTTCTACGACGACTGCGTCGAGAAGAACCGCCTCAAGATCCTGCCACCGGATGTGAACCAGGGCTTCTACCGCTTCGTGCCCGTGGGCAAGCGCGAGATCCGCTACGCGCTCGGCGCCATCAAAGGCGTGGGTGAAGGGGCGGTCGAGGTGATCGTCAGGGAACGCGAGGCGAACGGCCCGTACAAGGACCTGTACGATTTCTGCCGCCGTACCGACAAGAAGGAAGTGAACAAGCGCGTGATCGAGGCGTTGATCCGCGGCGGCGCGTTCGATGCGCTCGACGATCACCGCGCCCGGCTGATGGCCAACGTCGAACAGGCGATGCAGCTGGCCGAGACCGAGGCGGCCAATGCCAACCAGGGCTCGCTGTTCGATGTGTTCGAAGCCGCTGCCGCGCCGACAGTCGAAGTGATCCAGGTGCCGCGCTGGGATGACAAGGTCAAGCTTGCCGAAGAGAAGCTTGCCATCGGCTTTTACCTGTCCGGCCATCCGTTCGACGCGCACGCCCAGGGCCTGCGCAGTTTTCTCAAGACACGGCTCGATCGACTGGAGCCCAAGAAGGACCTGCAGTATCTGGCCGGCATCGTCTCGGGCATCCGGATCAAGAACGGCGAGCGCGGCCGCATGGCCTTCGTGCAACTGGACGACGGCAACGCGCGCATCGAGGTGTCGCTGTTCTCGGAAGTGTTCGAGGAGCATCGCACCAAGCTCAAGGACGACACACTGCTGGTGGTGCTTGGCAAAGTCAGCGAGGACCGCTTCAACGGCGGCATCCGCGTGATCGCCGATGCGGTGATGGACGTGGCCGAGGCACGCAGCCAGTTCGCCCGCGCACTGTCGATCTCGCTCAACGGCAACCCCGATGCGGCGCGCCTGCACAAGCTGCTGGAAAGCTATCGCGGCGGGCGCTGCCCGGTGGAGATCGACTACCGCACCAGCGGCGCACAATGCCAGCTACGGCTGTCGAACGACTGGCGGGTGACGCTGCACGAGGAGCTGCTGGCGGCACTCCGGCAAGGCTTTGGTGAGGCAAGCGTCGCGGTGCAGTTCTGA
- a CDS encoding YjfB family protein codes for MEISLVNAASTAPAGTDATVANTVLRKSLDIQQQNIASLLQALPEPQTYSNPPNLGQNVDVKA; via the coding sequence ATGGAGATTTCACTGGTCAACGCAGCCAGCACCGCGCCAGCCGGCACGGATGCCACGGTTGCCAATACCGTGCTCAGAAAGTCGCTGGATATCCAGCAGCAGAATATTGCCAGCCTGTTGCAGGCCCTGCCTGAGCCGCAGACCTATAGCAATCCACCCAACCTGGGCCAGAACGTCGATGTGAAGGCGTGA
- the hemN gene encoding oxygen-independent coproporphyrinogen III oxidase produces MESYTDLQRAVFDRGLIERYDGHGPRYTSYPTADRFADFDAQRYNAAIEERQPGSAAKPLSLYFHLPFCDTICYYCACNKVITKDRGRTTEYLSYLKQEIALAASLLKQRGKVWQLHLGGGTPTFFSDGQLGDLLAYVHRYFELQDGGEYSIEIDPRKVSSASIRALAGLGFNRMSVGVQDFDPQVQLAVNRVQSEEQTRAVIDEARAAGFASVSVDLIYGLPLQSQASVHRTIERIVALRPDRIALYNYAHLPQRFAPQRRIDEASLPAASVKLDILGDSIQALQEAGYLYIGMDHFALPEDDLAVAQRRGRLHRNFQGYSTYADSDLLGFGVSAIGLVGPVYAQNAKTLDAYYGALAQGRLPTTRGLVMNRDDLIRRTVIQTLMCQFRLSYAPLEISYMIDFPTYFAEELSRLAAFAADGLLQFTSDGLEVTARGRMLVRAIAMVFDCYLKAAPRPNGYSRLI; encoded by the coding sequence ATGGAGTCCTACACCGATCTGCAGCGGGCGGTTTTCGATCGCGGGCTGATCGAACGCTACGACGGCCACGGCCCTCGTTATACGTCCTATCCCACGGCGGACCGCTTCGCCGACTTCGATGCACAGCGCTACAACGCCGCGATCGAGGAAAGGCAACCGGGCTCGGCTGCCAAACCGCTTTCATTATATTTCCATCTGCCGTTTTGCGACACGATCTGCTACTACTGCGCCTGCAATAAAGTCATTACCAAAGATCGCGGCAGGACGACCGAATATCTGTCTTACCTCAAGCAGGAAATCGCGCTGGCCGCCAGCCTGCTCAAACAGCGTGGCAAGGTCTGGCAGCTGCATCTGGGCGGCGGTACGCCGACCTTCTTCAGCGACGGCCAGTTGGGCGACCTGCTGGCATATGTGCATCGATACTTCGAGTTGCAGGATGGAGGTGAATATTCGATCGAGATCGATCCGCGCAAGGTGAGCAGTGCCAGCATCAGGGCCTTGGCCGGATTGGGCTTCAATCGGATGAGCGTCGGCGTGCAGGACTTCGATCCGCAGGTGCAACTGGCTGTCAACCGGGTGCAGAGCGAGGAGCAGACGCGGGCGGTGATCGATGAAGCGCGGGCGGCAGGTTTCGCCTCCGTGAGCGTGGACCTGATCTATGGCCTGCCGCTGCAGTCGCAGGCCAGTGTGCACCGTACCATCGAGCGCATCGTCGCGCTGCGGCCCGATCGGATCGCGCTGTACAACTATGCCCATCTGCCGCAGCGGTTTGCGCCGCAGCGGCGCATCGACGAAGCCAGTCTGCCCGCTGCGTCGGTCAAGCTCGATATCCTGGGCGACAGCATCCAGGCTTTGCAGGAGGCGGGCTATCTCTATATCGGCATGGATCACTTTGCCCTGCCGGAGGACGATCTTGCCGTGGCGCAGCGGCGGGGCCGGCTGCATCGTAATTTCCAGGGCTATTCCACCTACGCCGACAGTGACCTGCTGGGGTTCGGTGTCTCGGCCATCGGCCTTGTCGGCCCTGTCTACGCCCAGAACGCCAAAACGCTGGACGCCTATTACGGCGCGCTTGCCCAGGGGCGCCTGCCGACGACGCGGGGTCTTGTCATGAACCGCGACGATCTGATACGTCGCACGGTGATCCAGACCCTGATGTGCCAGTTCCGTCTGTCGTATGCGCCGTTGGAAATCAGCTACATGATTGATTTCCCCACATACTTCGCGGAAGAATTGAGCCGGCTGGCGGCATTTGCTGCCGACGGCCTGCTCCAGTTCACCAGCGACGGCCTTGAAGTCACCGCCCGCGGGCGCATGCTGGTCCGTGCCATTGCAATGGTGTTTGATTGTTACCTGAAGGCCGCGCCGCGGCCGAACGGCTATTCCCGCCTGATCTGA
- a CDS encoding response regulator has protein sequence MPTPILVVDDSVMARKMLIKALPPSWDVEITQAGNGVEALAAYRAGKAAVMFLDLTMPELDGYGVLETLQKEGLNSFVVVVSADIQPLARERVRQLGAIAFIKKPVDPAQIESILREYGVVL, from the coding sequence ATGCCCACGCCGATCCTGGTCGTCGACGATTCCGTCATGGCCCGCAAGATGCTCATCAAGGCGCTGCCTCCCAGCTGGGATGTGGAGATCACCCAGGCCGGCAACGGCGTCGAAGCCCTCGCTGCCTATCGGGCTGGCAAGGCCGCCGTGATGTTCCTGGATCTGACCATGCCCGAATTGGATGGGTATGGCGTGCTGGAGACCTTGCAAAAGGAAGGGCTCAACAGCTTTGTCGTGGTCGTTTCGGCCGATATCCAGCCCCTGGCGCGCGAGCGGGTCCGTCAGCTTGGGGCGATCGCCTTCATCAAGAAACCGGTGGACCCGGCGCAGATCGAGTCCATACTGCGCGAATACGGCGTTGTCCTCTGA
- a CDS encoding phasin family protein, producing the protein MMFNANQLAEANQASLEKSLRFSQIAISGVERLMTLQLGFARDWLASQAQTSKSLSEVKDVQGLIALQRQLAQPAVDKTLEVARSVFDTASATQHEFSKLVEEQVLSFNKNLISSLDKAVDVAPAGAGAAVSVLRNAVETTATAYDTVTRTTQKLAAEFAQAAVEGAEQTAQFVARRQAVAAV; encoded by the coding sequence ATGATGTTCAATGCAAACCAACTGGCCGAAGCCAACCAGGCCAGCCTGGAAAAATCGCTGCGCTTCTCGCAGATCGCCATCAGCGGCGTCGAGCGTCTGATGACGCTGCAGCTGGGCTTCGCCCGCGACTGGCTTGCCAGCCAGGCGCAGACCTCCAAATCGCTCTCCGAAGTCAAGGATGTGCAGGGCCTGATCGCACTGCAGCGTCAGCTGGCCCAGCCCGCGGTCGACAAGACCCTCGAAGTGGCCCGTTCGGTGTTCGACACTGCCAGCGCCACCCAGCATGAATTTTCCAAGCTGGTGGAAGAGCAGGTGCTCAGCTTCAACAAGAATCTGATCAGTTCGCTGGACAAGGCGGTCGATGTTGCGCCGGCAGGCGCTGGTGCCGCAGTCAGCGTCCTGCGCAATGCCGTCGAGACGACGGCGACCGCCTATGACACCGTCACCCGCACCACGCAGAAGCTGGCTGCCGAATTCGCCCAGGCTGCTGTGGAAGGCGCGGAGCAGACCGCGCAGTTTGTTGCGCGCCGGCAGGCAGTGGCCGCCGTCTGA